A part of Onthophagus taurus isolate NC chromosome 7, IU_Otau_3.0, whole genome shotgun sequence genomic DNA contains:
- the LOC111424655 gene encoding retinol dehydrogenase 7, whose protein sequence is MGSGLTKYSRFAFEVLNEFYSVFAAGPLGITFVAYNGIVHHNFFKTLFMTSLTIASLIYYFRGTQFVTPSKNKVVFITGCDSGLGFSLAQHISDFGFTVVACFLNLESEGAKILKNRKGLIPVELDLTDEENIAIVVKTLMLFVEDEFRELYAVINNAGIMVFGEFEWLTESLIEQQIYINLYGSMKITKALCPLLRKSKGRIITITSHCALASLPGLSVYGATKAALQAWSDGLRVEMAKYGVKVLTFVPGSFVHRSGILGRQSTFADEMSEAMTQEQKKFYGDYFQRYNMYLNSIPTPQCPEKIDDANLYELFELALTDVNPKSIYLNEPWRYKFYHAIFRFSPCFIRDYFIVKFMAMPEYKPRPGF, encoded by the exons ATGGGTTCGGGATTAACGAAGTATTCGCGGTTTGCATTCGAAGTTTTGAACGAATTTTACTCGGTATTCGCCGCTGGACCCCTCGGAATAACATTCGTCGCGTATAACGGAATCGTACAtcataatttctttaaaacgttATTTATGACATCGCTAACGATCGCTTCGTTAATATATTACTTTAGAGGGACCCAATTCGTCACTCCTTCAAAGAATAAAGTGGTTTTCATCACCGGTTGCGATTCGGGGTTAGGATTTTCACTAGCACAACATATTAGTGATTTTGGATTTACCGTGGTGGCATGTTTCTTAAATTTGGAATCGGAAGGCgcgaagattttaaaaaatcgaaaaggaTTAATTCCCGTTGAATTAGACCTTACTGATGAAGAAAATATTGCTATTGTTGTTAAAACGTTAATGTTATTTGTTGAGGATGAATTTAGAG aattaTACGCTGTTATTAATAATGCTGGAATTATGGTTTTTGGGGAATTCGAATGGTTAACTGAATCCTTAATTgaacaacaaatttatattaatttatatggATCAATGAAAATAACTAAAGCTTTATGTCCGCTATTGAGGAAAtcaaaag gtagaattataacaataactaGTCATTGTGCATTAGCTTCATTACCTGGCTTATCCGTTTATGGAGCAACAAAAGCAGCCCTTCAAGCATGGTCGGATGGTTTAAGAGTGGAAATGGCCAAATATGGTGTTAAAGTGTTAACATTTGTGCCTGGTTCTTTCGTTCATAGAAGTGGAATCTTAGGTAGACAGAGCACATTTGCTGATGAAATGTCCGAAGCAATGACTCAAGagcaaaagaaattttatggaGATTATTTTCAACGATATAATATGTATTTGAATTCGATACCCACTCCGCAATGTCCTGAGAAAATCGACGATGCCAATTTGTATGAATTATTTGAATTAGCCTTAACTGATGTGAACCcgaaatcgatttatttaaatgaacCTTGGAGGTATAAGTTTTATCATGCGATATTTAGATTTTCGCCATGTTTTATCAgggattattttattgttaaatttatggcGATGCCTGAGTATAAACCGCGTCCTGGTTTTTGA
- the LOC111424641 gene encoding large ribosomal subunit protein uL11m, which translates to MSKAGAKVKAVKKAVIEKIHHGRLNTNIPACSAAAGPPLGPMLGQRGINIAAFCKDFNERTKDIKEGIPLPCRIKVFPDRSYELTINLPPVTYFLKQAAGIQKAAMYGNETAGKVSLKHIFEIAKIKRQDPLLQVRTMEEMCNMIIGIAKSCGIEVVKNLDGKEYEEFLNERKIVIEQQRKELQEKREAKMLRTGQAGQ; encoded by the exons atgtcTAAAGCAGGTGCTAAAGTAAAAGCGGTTAAAAAGGCTGTAATTGAAAAGATTCATCATGGTAGATTAAATACGAATATTCCAGCATGTTCGGCCGCGGCCGGACCGCCGTTGGGGCCTATGTTAGGAcag aGAGGTATAAATATCGCCGCTTTTTGCAAAGACTTTAACGAACGCACCAAAGACATCAAAGAAGGAATACCTTTACCCTGTAGAATCAAGGTTTTCCCTGATCGTAGCTATGAATTAACTATAAACTTACCACCAGTAACATATTTCCTAAAACAAGCCGCTGGAATACAAAAAGCAGCGATGTAtg GTAATGAAACAGCTGGAAAAGTAtctttaaaacatatttttgaaatagcaaaaattaaaaggcaAGATCCTTTATTACAAGTTCGAACGATGGAAGAAATGTGTAATATGATAATTGGTATTGCAAAGTCATGTGGGATAgaagttgttaaaaatttggATGGTAAAGAATATGAGGAGTTTTTGAATGAAAGGAAGATTGTTATTGAACAACAAAGGAAGGAGTTACAAGAAAAGAGGGAAGCTAAAATGTTGAGAACTGGACAAGCTGg gCAATAA
- the LOC111424640 gene encoding ribosomal RNA processing protein 36 homolog: MESDDQKELEINKSDEEDVTTDERDRIRKELSTMSFEDLQKLKEKIGDKVYNETVYGVKKQTKKTQFKRTNKNRPREMSSKRPINIKKAIIETKTTPQFRDPRFDPLCGSYDDKYFKSNYKFLYNMRKDEHKQLKEEYENTENVEQRGKIKFLMQRLDNQIREHEKQNQLREEQENEKREMRQQFRRGEKPVFKRKSEKKLDGLVQKYEDLKKNNKLQKHLEKKAKQLVSKEKKRGYL; the protein is encoded by the exons ATGGAATCGGACGATCAAAAAGAattggaaattaataaatccgATGAAGAAGATGTAACAACAGACGAAAga gatCGAATCAGAAAAGAATTATCAACAATGTCCTTTGAAGATCTTCAAAAATTGAAGGAAAAAATTGGTGATAAAGTCTACAACGAAACCGTTTACGGCGTTAAaaaacaaaccaaaaaaacCCAATTTAAAAGAACCAACAAAAACAGACCCAGAGAAATGAGTTCTAAACGTCcgattaacataaaaaaagcaATCATTGAGACAAAAACCACACCGCAATTTCGCGATCCCCGTTTTGATCCTTTATGTGGAAGTTACGACGATAAATACTTTAAATCCaactacaaatttttatataacatgCGAAAAGATGAACATAAACAATTAAAGGAGGAATACGAAAACACCGAGAACGTTGAGCAAAGGggaaaaataaagtttttaatgcaACGGCTGGATAATCAAATTCGTGAGCACGAAAAACAGAATCAATTAAGGGAGGAACAAGAAAATGAGAAGAGGGAAATGCGCCAACAATTTAGAAGGGGGGAGAAACCTGTTTTTAAGAGGAAAT CTGAGAAAAAATTGGACGGTTTAGTGCAGAAAtatgaagatttgaagaagaataataaattGCAGAAACACCTGGAGAAGAAAGCTAAACAATTAGTTTCTAAAGAGAAAAAGAGAGGTTATTTGTAa
- the LOC139430370 gene encoding zinc finger BED domain-containing protein 5-like — MSNLNEKALLASYRVAFRVAEAGKPHSIAENLILPAALDIAKIMFGKQEVEKLKSIPLSDNTIQRRISNMATDVRDQVIEKIKKSSFMSLQFDESTDIAGCAQFVAFVHFESHEILMEEILFCKALPKNATGQFLHDMFVEATQDMNIDWAQKCIAICSDGAKAMIGAKSGFIARLKEQMPNACWMHCFLHRQALAAKTLPQEYSQVLNIIINIVNSIKGKALQTRLFRIICEDMGALHRNLLYHTEVRWLSKGKVLTRVMELRAELLVYLQQAKSHYSEFISDPEFLLKLAFLSDLFEHLNNLNKSLQGQDENVITAKDKLHSFIKKIELWSSSINQNNFDSFSSTQSFIEEVGSEININSYISGMKMVLDNLKKELCHYFSVQKISINTGQRWILNPFLNAAINEANLATKLKENLLELSADGMLHLKFKSENLDTFWLKRKTEYPELTTEALKCLIPFSTSYLCELAFSSMAQIKSKLRNRLNLENDLILKIAKTDSRWEKLIEQTQAQPSH, encoded by the coding sequence ATGTCCAACCTAAATGAGAAAGCGTTGCTCGCTAGTTATCGAGTAGCTTTTCGTGTGGCTGAAGCAGGAAAACCTCACAGTATTGccgaaaatttgattttaccAGCGGCTTTAGATATAGCAAAGATTATGTTTGGCAAACAAGAGGTCGAAAAGCTCAAAAGTATACCTCTCTCTGACAATACCATTCAACGCAGGATAAGCAATATGGCGACTGACGTTCGTGATCAAGtcatagaaaaaataaagaaaagttctTTTATGTCCTTACAATTTGATGAATCAACGGATATTGCGGGTTGTGCGCAGTTTGTAGCTTTTGTGCATTTTGAATCCCATGAAATATTGATGGAAGAAATACTATTTTGCAAGGCACTTCCCAAAAATGCTACAGGTCAGTTCTTGCATGACATGTTCGTTGAAGCTACGCAAGATATGAATATCGATTGGGCACAAAAATGCATTGCTATTTGTAGTGACGGAGCAAAAGCCATGATTGGTGCGAAGAGTGGATTTATTGCTAGACTGAAAGAACAAATGCCAAACGCTTGTTGGATGCACTGCTTTCTCCATCGCCAAGCTCTTGCAGCCAAAACCTTGCCACAAGAATATAGTCAAgttctaaatattattattaacattgtaAATTCTATCAAAGGAAAAGCGTTGCAGACTCGATTGTTTCGAATCATTTGTGAAGATATGGGGGCACTACACCGCAATTTGCTTTACCACACAGAGGTTAGGTGGTTATCAAAAGGCAAAGTACTGACCAGAGTTATGGAACTTCGCGCTGAACTATTAGTATATTTACAACAAGCCAAGTCACATTACTCTGAATTCATTTCTGACCCGGAATTCCTTTTGAAATTGGCTTTTCTTTCCGACTTATTTgagcatttaaacaacttgaATAAAAGTCTTCAAGGGCAAGATGAAAATGTCATTACAGCAAAAGACAAACTCCAtagctttataaaaaaaattgaattgtggTCATCATctataaatcaaaacaactTTGATTCATTTTCGTCGACACAGTCTTTCATTGAAGAAGTCGGAAGCGAGATAAACATTAACTCATATATATCTGGTATGAAAATGGTATTAGATAATTTGAAGAAAGAGTTGTGTCATTACTTCTCAGTGCAAAAGATATCGATTAACACTGGGCAAAGATGGatcttaaatccgtttttaaatGCAGCTATAAATGAGGCAAATTTAGCAACTAAGCTCAAAGAGAATCTGCTGGAATTATCTGCCGATGGGATGTTACACTTGAAATTCAAGTCTGAAAATTTGGATACCTTttggttaaaaagaaaaacagaatACCCGGAATTAACAACCGAGGCTTTGAAGTGTTTGATTCCATTTTCTACCTCGTACTTGTGCGAGTTGGCATTTTCATCAATGGcccaaataaaaagtaaactaAGAAATCGCTTAAATTTGGAAAACGATTTAATacttaaaattgcaaaaacgGATTCACGATGGGAGAAATTGATTGAACAAACTCAAGCGCAACCTTCACATTAA
- the LOC111424625 gene encoding uncharacterized protein: MDIETNGQCCVEEKEKINKNEEVSTPPNINVLHEDVKDNIKQYLENQGYTNITIKVELGSNLGDNFLGFIGKLTITCTNNEKEQKEFHWIVKTAPNLSEHRRMMAVDTVYAREAHVYENIFTLFQQFQHEKNILEPFEQHAGFILSYLNLNKESIVMNDMKHIGYVMRNRKDPLDLNHVKLVVKSYAKLHAISYALKDQKIDVFNKLVESTKDIISEFMFTEEQLKNQTRLNALALEALDPVKDEKVLSGYQKYLDTYKEVLPKLLKDTNNNRFVIGHGDSWVNNMLWKYDTNICSKLSVNDVPKNVCLLDWQMARYGSPACDLSYFIFTCTTKELRDKHYDEIIKLYYYTLCAHSIELGTNPEKYLTFDGLQEELKRYSLIGLFTTVMVLTVITRDTNEIPEWREKGIDSVAEELFMTKSKNANEYNERVRGVLVDYYEKGYFDVLL; encoded by the exons ATGGATATCGAAACAAATGGTCAATGTTgtgttgaagaaaaagaaaaaatcaacaaaaatgaaG AGGTATCAACACCTCCAAACATAAATGTTCTCCACGAAGATGTAAAAGATAACATTAAGCAGTACTTAGAAAATCAAGGATACACTAATATTACTATAAAAGTTGAACTAGGAAGTAATTTAGGCGATAATTTTTTGGGttttattggaaaattaaCAATCACTTGCACCAACAacgaaaaagaacaaaaagaatttcatTGGATCGTAAAAACAGCGCCAAATTTGAGCGAACACAGAAGAATGATGGCCGTGGATACAGTTTACGCGAGGGAAGCTCACGTATACGAAAACATATTCAcattatttcaacaatttcaacacgaaaaaaacattttagaacCATTCGAGCAACACGCAGGGTTTATTTTGTCctatctaaatttaaataaagagaGCATCGTAATGAACGACATGAAACATATCGGCTATGTTATGCGCAATCGCAAAGATCCTTTAGATTTGAATCACGTGAAATTGGTTGTAAAATCTTACGCAAAATTACACGCAATCAGTTACGCTTTAAAGGATCAAAAAAtcgatgtttttaataaattagttgAATCGACGAAAGATATCATTAGTGAGTTTATGTTTACAGAAGAACAACTTAAAAATCAAACTCGTTTAAATGCGCTTGCTTTGGAGGCTTTAGATCCGGTTAAAgatgaaaaagttttgagtGGGTATCAAAAATATCTTGATACTTATAAAGAGGTTTtaccaaaacttttaaaagatacTAATAACAATCGATTTGTTATTGGGCACGGTGATAGTTGGGTAAATAATATGTTATGGAAATACGATACAAATATATGTAGCAAATTAAGCGTTAATGATGtaccaaaaaatgtttgtttacTCGATTGGCAAATGGCACGTTATGGCTCCCCAGCTTGCGATTTatcttatttcatttttacttgCACCACTAAAGAATTAAGAGATAAACATTAcgatgaaataattaaactatATTATTACACGTTATGCGCGCATTCAATTGAATTAGGAACTAATCCCGAGAAATATTTAACTTTTGATGGGTTACAAGAGGAATTAAAAAGGTATTCCTTGATTGGATTGTTTACCACGGTTATGGTTTTAACGGTTATAACAAGAGATACAAATGAAATTCCTGAATGGCGAGAGAAAGGCATTGATTCAGTAGCCGAAGAACTTTTTATGACAAAGAGTAAAAATGCTAATGAGTATAATGAAAGGGTTAGAGGAGTATTGGTGGATTATTATGAGAAAGgatattttgatgttttattataa